The Salvelinus namaycush isolate Seneca chromosome 8, SaNama_1.0, whole genome shotgun sequence genome has a segment encoding these proteins:
- the LOC120052439 gene encoding E3 SUMO-protein ligase PIAS4-A-like isoform X2, with translation MVKNFRVSDLQTLLASMGRSKSGLKQDLVGRALRLVQTECSPELLKNVRQLYESRFPKASGWLAARRPEGVSVAYSSLSSSPTGTQGADYLNGIPKLSSTPAAEVKLVSLPFYQTLEKLLLPTELIAQNSEKLQDSQCVFELTQSQADQVRNSTELRPGMKAIQVVLRICYTDSVGVQEDQYPPNIAVKVNQSYCHVPGYYPSNKPGVEPRRPCRPVNITPWLHLSTATNRVTVTWGNFGKRYSVAVDLVRLFTSAELFGQLKHCSVESAERCRERIQDKLRFDPESEIATTGLRVSLICPLVKMRIGVPCRVITCAHLQCFDAIFFLQMNEKKPTWTCPVCDKQAPFELLTIDGLASEILKETHEDIEEIEYLTDGSWRPIREEKERERSNTPDYPVLDICVPEVNGHSPAHSSTSQTGKSGAGSTAGGAGGGVVVDLTLDSEEEGGGAGGDSDDTEDSQDSPAPKRGRYDYDKDLVTAY, from the exons ATGGTGAAGAATTTTCGGGTGTCTGACCTGCAGACGCTGCTGGCCTCTATGGGCCGCAGTAAAAGTGGTCTCAAGCAGGACCTGGTGGGACGGGCGCTGAGGCTGGTGCAAACAGAGTGCAGCCCAGAGCTGCTGAAGAACGTGCGGCAGCTCTATGAGTCACGCTTCCCCAAGGCGTCGGGTTGGCTGGCTGCCCGGCGCCCGGAGGGGGTCTCTGTGGCCTACTCCTCCCTCAGCTCCTCGCCCACTGGCACACAGGGCGCAGACTACCTCAACGGCATCCCCAAGCTGTCCTCCACACCAGCAGCTGAGGTCAAGCTGGTGTCACTGCCCTTTTACCAAACTCTGGAGAAGCTGTTGCTGCCAACGGAGCTGA TTGCCCAGAACAGTGAGAAACTGCAGGACAGTCAATGCGTATTTGAGTTAACACAGAGCCAAGCGGACCAAGTCAGAAACTCAAC TGAGCTTCGGCCAGGAATGAAGGCAATCCAGGTGGTTCTTAG AATCTGTTACACAGACTCCGTCGGTGTGCAGGAAGATCAGTACCCTCCCAATATTGCTGTCAAAGTCAACCAGTCTTACTGTCATGTACCG GGTTACTACCCTTCTAATAAGCCAGGTGTGGAGCCGCGTCGGCCCTGTCGCCCAGTCAACATCACACCCTGGTTACACCTCTCCACTGCCACCAACCGGGTCACTGTCACATGGGGCAACTTCGGCAAG CGCTACTCGGTGGCAGTGGATTTAGTGAGGCTCTTCACATCAGCAGAGCTCTTCGGCCAACTCAAACACTGCTCAGTGGAGAGTGCAGAACGCTGTCGTGAACGCA tccaggacAAGCTACGCTTTGATCCAGAGAGCGAGATCGCTACCACAGGGCTACGGGTGTCCCTTATCTGTCCT CTGGTGAAGATGCGGATAGGCGTTCCATGTCGGGTGATCACCTGTGCCCACCTACAGTGTTTTGACGCCATCTTCTTCCTGCAAATGAATGAGAAGAAGCCCACGTGGACCTGCCCTGTGTGTGACAAGCAGGCTCCCTTTGAGCTGCTCACCATCGATGG GCTGGCATCTGAGATCTTAAAAGAGACCCATGAGGATATTGAGGAGATTGAATATCTGACTGACGGTTCATGGAGACCCATccgagaggagaaggagagggaacgCAGCAACACGCCTGACTACCCTGTTCTGGATATAT GTGTTCCCGAGGTGAATGGCCACTCCCCGGCCCACAGCAGCACCAGCCAGACGGGGAAGTCAGGAGCTGGGTCCACGGCAGGGGGGGcgggaggaggagtggtggtAGATCTGACTCTAGACtctgaggaggaggggggaggggctggAGGAGACAGCGACGACACTGAGGACAGCCAGGACAGCCCCGCCCCCAAGAGGGGCCGATACGACTATGACAAGGACCTGGTCACAGCGTACTGA
- the LOC120052439 gene encoding E3 SUMO-protein ligase PIAS4-A-like isoform X1, producing the protein MAAELVEAMNMVKNFRVSDLQTLLASMGRSKSGLKQDLVGRALRLVQTECSPELLKNVRQLYESRFPKASGWLAARRPEGVSVAYSSLSSSPTGTQGADYLNGIPKLSSTPAAEVKLVSLPFYQTLEKLLLPTELIAQNSEKLQDSQCVFELTQSQADQVRNSTELRPGMKAIQVVLRICYTDSVGVQEDQYPPNIAVKVNQSYCHVPGYYPSNKPGVEPRRPCRPVNITPWLHLSTATNRVTVTWGNFGKRYSVAVDLVRLFTSAELFGQLKHCSVESAERCRERIQDKLRFDPESEIATTGLRVSLICPLVKMRIGVPCRVITCAHLQCFDAIFFLQMNEKKPTWTCPVCDKQAPFELLTIDGLASEILKETHEDIEEIEYLTDGSWRPIREEKERERSNTPDYPVLDICVPEVNGHSPAHSSTSQTGKSGAGSTAGGAGGGVVVDLTLDSEEEGGGAGGDSDDTEDSQDSPAPKRGRYDYDKDLVTAY; encoded by the exons ATGGCGGCCGAACTGGTGGAAGCGATG AATATGGTGAAGAATTTTCGGGTGTCTGACCTGCAGACGCTGCTGGCCTCTATGGGCCGCAGTAAAAGTGGTCTCAAGCAGGACCTGGTGGGACGGGCGCTGAGGCTGGTGCAAACAGAGTGCAGCCCAGAGCTGCTGAAGAACGTGCGGCAGCTCTATGAGTCACGCTTCCCCAAGGCGTCGGGTTGGCTGGCTGCCCGGCGCCCGGAGGGGGTCTCTGTGGCCTACTCCTCCCTCAGCTCCTCGCCCACTGGCACACAGGGCGCAGACTACCTCAACGGCATCCCCAAGCTGTCCTCCACACCAGCAGCTGAGGTCAAGCTGGTGTCACTGCCCTTTTACCAAACTCTGGAGAAGCTGTTGCTGCCAACGGAGCTGA TTGCCCAGAACAGTGAGAAACTGCAGGACAGTCAATGCGTATTTGAGTTAACACAGAGCCAAGCGGACCAAGTCAGAAACTCAAC TGAGCTTCGGCCAGGAATGAAGGCAATCCAGGTGGTTCTTAG AATCTGTTACACAGACTCCGTCGGTGTGCAGGAAGATCAGTACCCTCCCAATATTGCTGTCAAAGTCAACCAGTCTTACTGTCATGTACCG GGTTACTACCCTTCTAATAAGCCAGGTGTGGAGCCGCGTCGGCCCTGTCGCCCAGTCAACATCACACCCTGGTTACACCTCTCCACTGCCACCAACCGGGTCACTGTCACATGGGGCAACTTCGGCAAG CGCTACTCGGTGGCAGTGGATTTAGTGAGGCTCTTCACATCAGCAGAGCTCTTCGGCCAACTCAAACACTGCTCAGTGGAGAGTGCAGAACGCTGTCGTGAACGCA tccaggacAAGCTACGCTTTGATCCAGAGAGCGAGATCGCTACCACAGGGCTACGGGTGTCCCTTATCTGTCCT CTGGTGAAGATGCGGATAGGCGTTCCATGTCGGGTGATCACCTGTGCCCACCTACAGTGTTTTGACGCCATCTTCTTCCTGCAAATGAATGAGAAGAAGCCCACGTGGACCTGCCCTGTGTGTGACAAGCAGGCTCCCTTTGAGCTGCTCACCATCGATGG GCTGGCATCTGAGATCTTAAAAGAGACCCATGAGGATATTGAGGAGATTGAATATCTGACTGACGGTTCATGGAGACCCATccgagaggagaaggagagggaacgCAGCAACACGCCTGACTACCCTGTTCTGGATATAT GTGTTCCCGAGGTGAATGGCCACTCCCCGGCCCACAGCAGCACCAGCCAGACGGGGAAGTCAGGAGCTGGGTCCACGGCAGGGGGGGcgggaggaggagtggtggtAGATCTGACTCTAGACtctgaggaggaggggggaggggctggAGGAGACAGCGACGACACTGAGGACAGCCAGGACAGCCCCGCCCCCAAGAGGGGCCGATACGACTATGACAAGGACCTGGTCACAGCGTACTGA
- the LOC120052041 gene encoding forkhead box protein A1-B-like has protein sequence MEDRSSCNNDRERLGIRFTIDYLLYNKDSKCMREEQNIPAVEQAAHSLLEGQKEGSEEENEEEEEIKGGKDEEETTTDSPQDKPSQSYISLISMAILASEEKKLLLCDIYQWIMDNYPYFKSKDKNWRNSVRHNLSLNECFVKAGRSDNGKGHFWAIHPTNFQDFSNGDYHRRRARRRIRRVTGQLPYALHTPYYPLHRPRGVWCWCCPPAHPLSAAHPLSYVSARIYWSWASLQTRRHPATLRFNSTT, from the exons ATGGAGGACAGAAGCAGCTGCAACAATGACCGGGAGCGCTTGGGAATACGCTTCACCATAGACTACCTGCTGTACAACAAGGACAGTAAGTGTATGAGAGAAGAGCAAAATATTCCCGCAGTGGAGCAGGCCGCTCATAGCCTACTGGAGGGCCAGA aagaggggtcagaggaggagaatgaagaggaggaggagatcaaAGGGGGAAAAGATGAAGAGGAAACCACTACAGACAGCCCACAGGACAAGCCTTCCCAGTCCTACATCTCCCTTATCTCCATGGCCATACTTGCTTCAGAGGAGAAGAAGCTCTTGCTGTGTGACATCTACCAGTGGATCATGGATAACTACCCCTACTTCAAGAGCAAG GATAAGAACTGGAGAAACAGCGTCAGACACAACCTATCCCTGAACGAGTGCTTTGTGAAGGCTGGTCGGAGTGACAATGGTAAAGGCCATTTCTGGGCCATCCACCCTACTAACTTCCAGGACTTCTCCAATGGGGACTACCATCGCCGCCGGGCTCGCCGCAGAATCCGCAGAGTAACAGGACAGCTTCCCTACGCCCTGCACACACCCTATTACCCCCTCCATAGGCCCAGGGGTGTGTGGTGCTGGTGCTGTCCCCCAGCCCACCCTCTCTCCGCGGCCCACCCTCTGTCCTACGTCTCAGCCAGGATCTATTGGAGCTGGGCCAGCCTGCAGACCAGACGACACCCAGCCACGCTCCGGTTCAATAGCACCACATAG